The Thermogemmatispora onikobensis genome has a window encoding:
- a CDS encoding helix-turn-helix domain-containing protein, whose product MLRLRVKEVAREKGMSMHRLSLQAQLSYHVIREIFIDPYKPVSSDTINRVAEALGVPVTAIIEDVPREQAEEERRRLRSRTSGGESSSG is encoded by the coding sequence TTGCTACGCCTGCGCGTCAAAGAGGTTGCCCGCGAGAAGGGCATGTCGATGCACCGGCTTTCGCTACAAGCACAGCTCAGCTATCACGTCATTCGTGAGATTTTTATTGATCCCTACAAGCCGGTCTCCTCCGATACTATCAATCGTGTTGCTGAGGCCCTGGGGGTGCCGGTCACAGCGATCATCGAGGATGTGCCGAGGGAGCAGGCTGAAGAGGAGCGGAGGCGGCTCAGGAGCAGAACCAGCGGCGGCGAATCGTCGTCTGGTTGA
- a CDS encoding helix-turn-helix domain-containing protein, whose amino-acid sequence MTHLRYTDQNIFVVEGRIVLRLRVKEVAREQGVSMNQLSQRAEVSYNIIKAIYRNPYRPTNTATISRIAQALGVPTIVLLEEVSEEEMAREQRALAAELALPRRPGRQPRDQRPWSPSTRPARPMPQREERREDGARAARNAIARHLAES is encoded by the coding sequence ATGACGCACTTGCGCTATACTGACCAAAATATCTTTGTTGTAGAGGGGAGAATCGTGCTTCGGCTGCGCGTCAAAGAGGTTGCACGTGAGCAGGGAGTATCTATGAATCAGCTATCCCAGCGAGCGGAAGTTAGCTATAACATCATTAAGGCCATCTATCGCAATCCCTACCGGCCCACCAATACGGCCACGATCAGCCGCATTGCGCAGGCCCTGGGGGTGCCGACTATCGTTCTGCTGGAAGAGGTGTCAGAGGAGGAGATGGCCCGTGAACAGCGGGCCCTGGCGGCGGAGCTGGCACTGCCCCGCCGACCAGGACGCCAGCCTCGTGACCAGCGACCCTGGTCGCCGTCAACGAGGCCAGCTCGACCAATGCCACAGAGAGAAGAGAGAAGAGAAGATGGCGCGCGCGCCGCTCGCAACGCCATCGCGCGCCATCTCGCGGAATCTTAG
- a CDS encoding helix-turn-helix domain-containing protein: MLRLRVKEVAQEKKISKHRLSLLAEISYYIISDICANPYKTISTYTLNRIAEALEVPVTALIEDVSREQAEAEQRQLKRKVTGGKASSS, translated from the coding sequence ATGCTACGCCTCCGCGTCAAAGAGGTTGCTCAAGAGAAAAAGATATCGAAGCATCGGCTTTCTCTGCTAGCAGAAATCAGCTATTACATCATTAGTGACATCTGTGCCAATCCTTACAAAACGATCTCCACCTACACGCTCAATCGGATTGCTGAGGCGCTGGAGGTGCCGGTCACGGCTCTCATCGAAGACGTCTCGCGGGAGCAGGCCGAAGCAGAGCAGCGGCAGCTCAAGCGCAAGGTTACCGGGGGCAAAGCGTCGTCCAGTTGA